The segment GAAGCCGCCAGCGAAGCGCCCATCACTAATGAATTTCTTTTTGCCGCGCTGTCATGCGCAAAAATACCGTAGAGGAAAAAAGAAGAAGGCACTGCAATGCTTACGGGCGTCATGCTTTGGCTGAAAATTTTGTTGGTGTTATCCCACGAAGCGGAGTTGCCGCTGTTAATGGAGTGAAGAAGATTGATATCGGCATTCTGGGCATTTACCGCAGGAAGAAAAAATAAAAAGCAAATGACGAATGACCAATGACCAATGACCAATGATATTTTCATGCTTCGAATATCGGAATATTAACCGCAGCCCGTAACTGTTGAAAACTGCGTGTGGCGCAGAAGTGCTGTGTTTCAAAAAAGTTATACTTTTGCGCGCATAAAAATTCATCGCCAATGAAACATGCTGTAACATTCGCTTTCATCCTCTCGTTGTTTCTTCCGCTTTCTCCTTTCTCTTCCGCCACTATTTACGAAAGCGATTTTTCCGCTTTGCAAAAAATAAATCTCTACAAGGAAAATAAAGTGTGGCTCGTGCACGGCTGGAATTTTCCCTACAACAACAAAGTGATGGTTAACAAAGGAAGAGAAACATCTTTCGAGCGCTTCGACCGCAGCGGCAACCGAACCGAAGAAGTGGAGTACGATTCACTGGGGCGCACGGTTTTCTCCTGCCAGTATTTTTTTGATGAGAACGGCAATGAACTGCGCAGGGCAGGGCTGGACGGAAAAGATATAATGGATGAACGCTGGAACTACGCGCCCATGAGCGAAGAACAGTTTGAAAAACTGGAAAGCCAGTCGCAGTATAAAAATTCGGTGTATGGAAAAACATTTTACAGCGACTCATTGAAAGAAATGAGCAATGAAAAGAAGAATTCTAATTTGCTTGCCGATGCAAAAGTGGTGGAAAAGACATCGCTTTACAAAAAATCACTGTGCGGCAACTGGATTTTCAAGAAAGACGTGCATAAAAATAAAGTGAAAGAACTTCACTTCGATGCCAACGGAAACTTTGCGTACAAACTGCAGTTCGCCTTTGATAAAAACCAGCGGCTGAACGAAAAAACAGAATACGATGCCTTCGGAAACCAGCAGGAGAAATGGGAATACAAGTACGATGAAAAAGGAAACAATGTGGAAACTTATTGCTACGTTTCAAACAACATGCTTTACCGCAAGTACATCATGCTCTACGATAAAAAAGGAAACATGACTTCAAAATTCACGTTCGACAGCAATGAAAACGAACTCAACCTCACTGTTTATCTCTATGAGTTTTACGGAGGGCTTCACGCACCGCGCGCCTTAGGCAATAAAGAATAATTACTCTTTTACAAAGTTCGTAGTTCGTATGTTCGTACCAATTCGTACTTCGATGGGATTTTTATTTGGCGTTTTGAATTGAATTATTATTTTTGTTCCTTCTTTTTCAACCGTCAAAAAAAGAAATAGACATTATTCAAAATAAGAAACTATGTGTATGTTGTCATTTCGACCGAAGGGAGAAATCTCCTCATTCAGGGGGAGATTTCTCACCCTCAAAGCAGGGTTCGAAATGACAAACCTCTATAAATATCTAATATGAATAATGTCTAATATGAAAAAAATTTCTTTCGCTTACTTCCTCGCTTGCGCCCTTTCGCTTTACATCCTTCTGAGCAGTTATAGTTCAGGACCCGGCACAAACGGCTTTGATTGCACGGGCGCTGAAACAGGGCTTGGCAATCCCAGCGGCTGCACCACCTGCCACGGCTCCGCTGCCACCAGCGGCATCAGCATTGCCATTGAACTGGATTCTGCCGGAGTTCCCACCACGCATTACTCGGGCGGAAAATCCTACACCGTTATACTCACCGGCACCAATAACACTTCCACCGTTCTTCCCAAATACGGTTTCCAGATGGGAAGCATTAAGGGTTCTTTTGCAGTGGTTACTCCCACCAACGCAGGAACGTGGGCTTCGCCTTATCCAACTTTAACACATTATGCTGCCCCTTCACCGGGAAATTATGTGGTGGGCGTGGTGGAACACACGGCATCGCTCTCCCCCACTTCGGGCACGGGCGGAATGGGAACCATCTATTCACAAACATTTAACTGGACGGCACCTGCTTCGGGCACCGGCACCATTTCAATATGGGCGGCACTGAATGCGGTGAACGCAAACGGACTCGCTGATACGGGCGACCACTGGAACAAAGTGCATGTGATAATCAATGAATGGAGCATTACCGGCACAGCAAATCTTGCAGAGGAGAGCGCGGAAATAAAAGCGTATCCCAATCCGGTAACCGATGTGTTGAACCTGCAAATGCAAAATCTTCCTGCGGGCATGTACGCGCTTTCGGTGTTTGATGCAAGCGGAAGAAAAATTTTCTCGAAGAATGTTGAAGCAGGCGGAACTAATTTTACCGAAACAATTTCCGCCACCGGCTGGAAGCGCGGCATGTATAAAGCGCTTATTGAAAAAGATAATTTCTTCCGGCAGATTTCTATCGTGAAGTGATTCGTTATAGACCTTCAAGGTTTTGAAAACCTGGAAGGTCTTGCAACCCTGATGATTTACATATCGTAATCCACCTTCACCACAGGCGTGAGCGGATGGCTCTGGCAGGTGAGAATATATCCTTCTTTAACTTCGGAATCGGTGAGCGCGAAGTTTTTATTCATGTGAACTTTTCCTTCGAGGAGTTTTGCCCTGCACGTTGCGCACACTGCGCCTTTGCAGGCGAAAGGGGCATCCACTCCATGCTCAATGGCTGCATCCAGAATTGCTTTTCCATCGGAAGAAAGTTTAAAAGAAGTTTCGACTCCGTATTGTGAAACAGTTACCTGCGAAATTATTTTTTCAAGAAGTGGTGCAATGGTGGCGCCAACGGGTTCTGATGAAGAAGTGAAATACTCTATGTGAATTTTATTTTTTTCTGCCGCTAAATCTTCGAGAACTTTCCGCACGTTATCCATCATGGGTGTGGGACCACAAATAAAGAATTCATTGTCCTTGCTCATGTCCACAAATTTTACGATGAGCAGTTGAACTTTTTCTCCAGTCATTATTCCCTTGAAAGTTTCGTCAATAGGATGCTGCGGTTTGTCAAGAATGTAAAATAGTTTCAGCCGCTGAGAATTTTTATCCTTGAGTTCGTTCAGTTGCTTTCTGAAAATGGTTGCGTCTTCATTCAGGTTTCCGTAGAAAAGTAAAATGGTTGAGTTCGGCTCATCATGCAAAACAGTTTTGATGATGGAACACATCGGAGTGATTCCACTTCCGCCCGCGAACAGCACATAATTTTTTTTGTGATAGGGATTCATCGGGGAATGAAATCCTCCCATCGGAGTCATCACCTCCACTTCTTGTCGAACATTAAAATTATCATTGATAAAGTTGGAACCTTTGCCCTCTTTCACGCGCTTGATTGCAACTCGTAATTCTCCTTCGTGAACTCCGCTGCAAATGGAATAACTCCTGCGGATTTCTTCTCCGCTTACAAAAAGTTTCAGCGTGAGGTATTGCCCCTGGATGAATTTATATTCTTCTTTCAGCGAAGCCGGAATTTCAAATGCAACCGACACGCAATCGGAAGTTTCCTTGCGCACATCAGATATTTTTAGTTTGTGGAACTTTGCCATAGTGAAACGACAAAAATAAAATATTAATTCATTTCCTTTTCCTAATCAACTCTAAAATTCCATTGATGAATGTAAGCGGATGAACAGGATTTCCCGGAACAAACAAATCAATTTTGTATTTGCTGAGAAAATTTCTGTTCAGCGCGGGACTGCCAGAAAAAATTCCTCCGCTGATGGCGTCCGTTCCTGCGAGGATGATAATTTTAGGTTCGGGAGTTGCATCGTAGCAAATCTGCAATGGTTCCGCCATGTTTTCTGAAATTGGTCCCGTGATTACAATTCCATCGGCATGGCGCGGAGAAGCCACAAACTCAATTCCGAAACGTCCCATATCAAAATTCACATTTCCGCAAGCGTTCAGTTCCAATTCACAACTGTTATCTCCTCCTGCAGAAACTTGTCTTAACTTTAATGAGCCGCTGAAGTATTCTGAGATTTCTTTGCGAATCAGGGAGGGATTTAATTCAATCGGCTTGTCCTCTCCTTCTTTAATGATTAATCGTTCTCTTTCGTTGGAAGAAATTTTATAGTCAGTCGTAAATTTTATTTTATTCGGAAAAGCAAATGCGCACTCACCGCAAAAAGTGCATTTGCCCAAATCAATGCTCACAGGATTTTTTTCAATCGCATTGGTCGGACAAATTTCCATGAATTCATCTTCGTTTATTTTTTCGGAATTGATAATTGGTCTGCCTCTGAAAATTCCCGGCATTTCCGCATTAGTTACATCGGGAATGTATTGTTTCCCCTGGTGAAATAATATTTTGAGGTTGTCTAACATAATTTCATTTTTACAAATCGTGTCCGCAATAAGATAAATTGAAACTTTTGTTGCACACGGGGAAATCAGAAATTTCATTCTGTCTCACTGCCAAAGCAAGCGCAAGCCAGTTGTGAAATGATGGGTCTTTCACTTTGTAATGTGCAAGTTCTCCTTTTTCATCGGTGATGGCGCAATGACAAATTTCTCCGCGCCAACCCTCCACGAGTGAAATACAAAAAGAATCCGGCTGAGAAAGCGATAAAGGATTCCGATTTTTATTTTGCTGCGGAATATTTTCTAAAAGTTTCCGAATGTATCCGATGGATTGTTTTATTTCTTCTTTTCTAATTTGCACGCGCGAATATACATCTCCGTGATTTTTTGTAATGGGCTGATGATTGAATGAAGAATATAAATCGTGAGGATGTGATTTGCGCACATCTCTTTCTATTCCGCTCATCCTTGCCGACATTCCGACAGTGCCGATGGAAAAAGCATCCTTATTAGAAACTGTTCCTGTTTTTTCAAAGCGAGCAAGAACCGTTGAAAGCGAAAATGCTTCCTTGCAGATTTCATCAAAGTCATTTTCATAATCATGCAGAAGTTTTTCAAGAATATTTTTTAATTCATTGGTGAAAGGAAAATTATTTTTCCCTGCGCGGATTAATCCTTTTGCCAAACGGTTTCCGCACCAGATTTGAAAATAATTGATGAGTGGTGTCCGTAATCTTCCGAACACTGCACTTCCGAGTTGGTAAGCAATGTCGGTGCAGAGTGCGCTCAAATCTCCTGTGTGAATGGCGATGCGTTCCAGTTCAAGAGCGAGCGTGCGGGAAAATTTCAAATCATCTTCGGCTTTGTAATTACAGAGAGATTCCCAGAGATTTACAAAAGCGGTTGTGTGTCCGGCAACGGTATCTCCGGCAATATTTTCTGCGAGAGTTGTTCGCTGTAAAAAAATTTTCTTTTCTAAAAAAAGTTTTTCAATTCCACGATGCTGAAACCCCAATTGAATTTCGAGATGAAGGATTTGTTCCCCGTTGCAGATGAAACGAAAATGCCCGGGTTCAATCACGCCCGCATGAATGGGTCCCACACCGACTTCGTGCAGTTCTTCGCTGTCAATTTTATAGAACGGATAATTTCTACTGGAAGAATTTTTATCCGCCCTGTCAAATGGAAAACGAACGGGCTTCAGCCATGGATGGTCAGAATATTTTATGCCAAAATTTTCGTGGAGTTCCCTTTCAAAAATGTGAAAGGCAAGGTTGTAATTTGTAAATGAAGGCAGCAGTTGATTTTGTTCAGCGTAAGAAGAGGAAACCAAAATAGTTCCTTCTTTATCATTTGCGATGCAGCAAAGCAATTTTATTTTTCCACCGGATGGAAATCCATAGTAGTTCACACAATGATTATTCGGTTCCTTCAGTAGAGAAACATTTTGTTCCAGAAATTTTTTATACTCCAAAGTTGGAATTGACGGCAAAGAAATCCGCTGGTTATTTTTTATTTCAATGTGGTTCATCAGCGGGGAAAATTTTTTATTGCTTCATTTATTAAATCCAGCATTTGCGGGGGCGGATTAAATCCCAGATAAATTACCAAACCGAGTAAAATAAATTGAGAAGAGGATTCATGCCATTTTATATTTTCTACATTTTCATCCTTAAAATTTACAGCGGGAGTAAAAAGAAGTTTGAAAATATTTTTTCCAAATGCCCATATGATTACAGCGAGAAGAATTAAGATGATAACAAGAACAAAAATATAATGTGCTTCAAAGAGAGAACGGAAAATTAAAAATTCGCTTATAAACATTCCTGAAGGGGGTATTGCAGCTGCACAAAGAAATCCGAACAGAAGTACGAGCGCACCTGCAAGGTTATAATTGAAATAATTTCCTGTGTCAAAAATATTTTTGCTTTTATAAATCCGGTAAACCTGCCCAACCTGAAAAAACATTCCTGCTTTTGTGAAGGCGTGAAAAATAATATGAAGGATGGCGGCATAATAACCGATTCCTCCTGCGGCAATTCCTAAAAAAATAATTCCCATGTGCTCCACGCTTGAATAAGCAAGCATTCGCTTGATGTTTTTCACCTTAAGCATATATACTGCCGCCACAAAAACCGAAAGCGCGCCCGCAATGATGAGCAGATTACTCGCCCACACGCGCAGCGAAGTTTGCGCAACCACTTCGTAAAAACGAAAAATGCCTATGAAGCCCACATTCATCAGTGCACTGGAAAAAAGCGCGCCCGCTGGCGAAGGCGCTTTATCCTTCGCGTCAATACCGGCAGTATACATCGGCACAAGTCCTGCTTTCACTGTCAAACCCGTGAACACGAAAATGAAAGCAAGCCGCATCCAGAATTCATTCAGCGAAGAAGCGTGTGCGAGAAGTGATGAAAAAGATAAATCGGTGCTGCCGCTCTGCTGGAGCGCAATGCTGAGAAAAAGAATTCCGATGAACACGAGCGTAATGCTGATGGAGCAAACAAAAATATATTTCCAGGTTCCTTCGAGCGAACGGATATTTCTCCTGTGATAAACAAGTGCGGAAGCAGAAAGCGTGGTGAGTTCAATAAATACCCAGGTGACTGCAATGTGAGAAGAAAGATACGCAGCGCTCATTGCCATAATTAAAACGACCATTGCAGAAAAATAAATGGCGCGCTGCCGCGGAATTTCTTTATGCTTCAGAAAATAAATATAACTGTGATAAAATGCCGGAATGCTGATGATGCTGAGTGTTGCAAGAAGAATAATTGCCAGCGCGTCAATCCTGAAAAAACTAAGTTCTTCACTATGAAGATGCGTATAAGAATAAATCGTGAATGCCCACTGAAGAATCAGAAAAATAAAAACCAGAAAATAATTTATTGTACGGTGTCGGTTGAAAAAAATTATTCCGCTGATAATTCCTGCCCCTGTTAAATAAATTGCAATCATTTAATCTCTCAGTGATTTTAATTGTTCCACATCACCGTCTTTAATTACATCGCCTATTTTATTCACAAAAATTCCAAGAAGAAGAACGCTTACAAAAATGTCAAGAAGAATTCCGGTATTCACGAGCATCGGCATTTCGCTTCCCACAGCAAGAGAAAGAATGAATACGCAATTTTCAAGAACGAGGTAGCCCATTACGTGCGTGATGAGTTTTCTTCGTGTGACAATGATGTACAATCCGGTGAACAAAGTGGAGAGCGCAACTACAAAAAATATTTTGTTGATGCTTCCATCCACAATGGCGGAAGATAAAATATAGGAAAGCACTATGATAACGGTGATGATGATGAGCGAAAAAAAATTATGGAGATAGGGCTCGGCTTCGCGGGTGATTTTATTTTTCCGGATTACATAATTCAAAAACCACGGCACGGCAATGGTTTTGAAAATAATTGTCTCCAGCAGAATGAAAATAAGATTGAGCGGATTGATTTCAATCAGGTTGATAAATGCAATTCCGAAAAGAAGTATTCCCTGGAAAGCAAGAATTTTTATATAGGTGAGCAGTCGTTTAGCAATGCCGATATAAACGAGCGTAATAATAAAAGTTATGAGCAGAACGTTTGTCATATCAGAGCAAATTATTTTTCATCAGAAGAATTCCTATGAAAATTAAAAGTGCAACCGATGAAAGCGTAAAAATAAATTGCGGATTGTGATTCATTCGGAAACGCGCCATAAATGATTCAATCAATCCAATGATTATTGCAAATGCGATTTGCGTAGCAGCGAAAATTAAAATGTCAATATGAATCGGAAATCCTCCGAAGAAAAAATTTGCTATAAGCGCGCCATACATTGCGAATTTCAAATTGCCTGTGAAAAGAATTAATCCCAAATCAAAACCGCTGTTGTCAAGAATCATCACTTCGTGAATCATCGTGAGTTCAAGATGAGTTTTCGGGTCATCCACAGGCATGCGTGAATTTTCCACCATCGCGAGCATCACAAGCATGTATGTGCCCAATACACCAATAGCATAAGAAATGTACGAACCAAAATGGAGCGATGAAAATAAATCCGCAAAAGAAATTTTTCCAGTCATCATCGCAAAACATCCTATGAGAATAAAAAGTGCCGGCTCGGCAAGCATGGAATAAAGCGCTTCGCGGCTAGCGCCCATTCCCTCAAAACTGCTTCCGGTATCAAGCGAAGAAACAATCATAAAGAATTTTCCGAGCGCGAGGATATAAATAAAAAATAAAAAGTCGCCCTCAAAAGAAATTATTCCTTTGTGATTTCCGAATGGAACGACAAGGATTGCCGCCAGCACTGAAGAAAAATAAATTGCCGGAGCTATTTGAAAAATGATGCTCGATGTTTTGCTGTATACTGCTCCTTTTTTCAATAGGCGGAAAATATCTTTAAGCGGCTGAAAAATTTCCGGACCTTTTCTTCCGGAAGCAATGCTTTTTGTACGGATAATAATTCCCGGGAAAAACAAAGAAGCGAAAATTATCAGAACGAAACTTGGCATATCACATATTCTTTAAAAATGAAAACAATGAATTGATTACATCGGCAATGAGCGGAAAAAATATTACGAGCAAAATAAAAATCACACCGTATAAAACATAATGCTGAGCATTGCCGCTCTGAAGAAATGAAAACCTGTTGAGAAAGCTTTTCAGCAGGAAAATAATTGTGTCTATGAATTTTTCTTCCAGTTTGTCTTCAGCGTGCGTCTCATAAAAAACCGGCTTGGGAAAAATTTCATCTATGAGTTTTTCTTTTTTATGAATGGATAAAACCGGTTTTGCAAGTTTGCGGTAGGAGCGGATAAAGGAATTTGCGGTGTATTGCATTCTGCCTGCATCGCCCGCATAGCCGCAGCCCCAGGTTGAAGAAAAGGAAATTTCTTTTTCTCTTGTGATTTGTCTTCTCACTAAAAAAATAAAACTGCAAAGCAAAATAAATCCTGCCGAACAAATTCCGATGAGCGTCATTGTATTTATTGTGCTGTCAAAAACCCCTATTCCCATAGGAGAATTTATCCTGGAAGTAAACATTGCGATTGGCGCGGAAAGCAACCGGACAAAAAATTCGGGAAAGATTCCAATAGAAATAATTAAAGCCAAAACGAGATACATCGGAAATAAATTTCCTGCAGAAACTTCCTGCGCTTCGATGGAAAGCGAATTCCGGGGAGTTCCGAGAAAAACAATTCCGAACGCTTTTGTGAAGCAGAGCAGCGCAAGCCCGCCTATGAGCGCAAGCCCGAGAACGGAAAACACAAAAGATAAAACGGAAATATTTTCCGCGCCCGCAATTCCTTTAAACAAACCCGAATAAATTAAAAACTCCGAAACAAATCCGTTAAAAGGCGGAAGCCCGCAAATTGCCAGTGCAGAAAGCAAAAATAAAATTCCCGTGTGAGGCATTCTCTTAATAAGCCCTCCAAGTTGTTCCACATTCAGCGTTTGAGCTTTCAGGTAAACATTTCCCGCGCAGTAAAACAAAAGCGATTTGAAGAGAGAGTGATTCAGCACGTGAAGCAATCCGCCTGCAAATCCGAGCGAAGCGAGAAGAAAATTATTTGTCCCGATACCGATGCATCCAAGTCCGATTCCGATTCCAATGATTCCGATATTTTCAATGCTGTGATATGCGAGAAGTTTTTTCAAGTTATGCTGAACAATGGCGAGCATCACTCCGTAAATTCCTGAAATCACCGAGATGAAAAGAATAAAATATCCAACGAAAGTAAAATCCGTATGAATAAAAAAAAGCATTCTCAGGATTCCATAAATCCCCATCTTGATAATAATTCCCGACATCACTCCGGAAATATGCGAAGGCGCAACAGGATGTGCATATGGAAGCCACGTGTGAAATGGAACAAATCCTGCTTTGAAAGCAAATCCGAAAAAGAAGCAGATAAAAAGAATTATCCCGGTTAATGCGGATTTTTCCGAAGTGAAATTCCGGATGGAAGAAAAATCGTACGAGCCGGTTTGCGAAGCAATCCATATAAACGCGATGGTGAGAAAAAGAACTCCGATGTGCGACTGAATGAGAAAATTAATTCCTGCTTTGAGTGTAGCACGTTTTGTGTGTTCAAAAATTACCAGCACAAAAGAAGAAAGCGTCATCACTTCCCATATAATAAGGAAGAGCAAACTATTTTGCACGCAGCAGATAGCAAGCAATGAAGTGTGCATCAGTATATATGAAATCCAATGCAATGAAAGATTTGATTTCTGCTCTTCGTATTTTTTCATATAATGAATTCCATAAAGAGCGCCAGTGACAGCCGTAAAATTGATAACAAGAATGAACCAGGCGGAAAGCGCGTCAATGCGAAGAGAAATATTTCCCAAAAAATTATTTCCCGGAAAAATCATGTCAAAAGAATTTCCTGAAAGCACATCAACTGCAAGAGCCGATGTTGCAACGGCATTCAAAAAGACGAAGAGAAAACAAATTCTGGATTTCAAACCGGCAGGAAGAAGCGG is part of the Bacteroidota bacterium genome and harbors:
- a CDS encoding T9SS type A sorting domain-containing protein; translation: MKKISFAYFLACALSLYILLSSYSSGPGTNGFDCTGAETGLGNPSGCTTCHGSAATSGISIAIELDSAGVPTTHYSGGKSYTVILTGTNNTSTVLPKYGFQMGSIKGSFAVVTPTNAGTWASPYPTLTHYAAPSPGNYVVGVVEHTASLSPTSGTGGMGTIYSQTFNWTAPASGTGTISIWAALNAVNANGLADTGDHWNKVHVIINEWSITGTANLAEESAEIKAYPNPVTDVLNLQMQNLPAGMYALSVFDASGRKIFSKNVEAGGTNFTETISATGWKRGMYKALIEKDNFFRQISIVK
- a CDS encoding 2Fe-2S iron-sulfur cluster binding domain-containing protein is translated as MAKFHKLKISDVRKETSDCVSVAFEIPASLKEEYKFIQGQYLTLKLFVSGEEIRRSYSICSGVHEGELRVAIKRVKEGKGSNFINDNFNVRQEVEVMTPMGGFHSPMNPYHKKNYVLFAGGSGITPMCSIIKTVLHDEPNSTILLFYGNLNEDATIFRKQLNELKDKNSQRLKLFYILDKPQHPIDETFKGIMTGEKVQLLIVKFVDMSKDNEFFICGPTPMMDNVRKVLEDLAAEKNKIHIEYFTSSSEPVGATIAPLLEKIISQVTVSQYGVETSFKLSSDGKAILDAAIEHGVDAPFACKGAVCATCRAKLLEGKVHMNKNFALTDSEVKEGYILTCQSHPLTPVVKVDYDM
- a CDS encoding NADH:ubiquinone oxidoreductase, whose protein sequence is MLDNLKILFHQGKQYIPDVTNAEMPGIFRGRPIINSEKINEDEFMEICPTNAIEKNPVSIDLGKCTFCGECAFAFPNKIKFTTDYKISSNERERLIIKEGEDKPIELNPSLIRKEISEYFSGSLKLRQVSAGGDNSCELELNACGNVNFDMGRFGIEFVASPRHADGIVITGPISENMAEPLQICYDATPEPKIIILAGTDAISGGIFSGSPALNRNFLSKYKIDLFVPGNPVHPLTFINGILELIRKRK
- a CDS encoding NADH-quinone oxidoreductase subunit C, encoding MKNNQRISLPSIPTLEYKKFLEQNVSLLKEPNNHCVNYYGFPSGGKIKLLCCIANDKEGTILVSSSYAEQNQLLPSFTNYNLAFHIFERELHENFGIKYSDHPWLKPVRFPFDRADKNSSSRNYPFYKIDSEELHEVGVGPIHAGVIEPGHFRFICNGEQILHLEIQLGFQHRGIEKLFLEKKIFLQRTTLAENIAGDTVAGHTTAFVNLWESLCNYKAEDDLKFSRTLALELERIAIHTGDLSALCTDIAYQLGSAVFGRLRTPLINYFQIWCGNRLAKGLIRAGKNNFPFTNELKNILEKLLHDYENDFDEICKEAFSLSTVLARFEKTGTVSNKDAFSIGTVGMSARMSGIERDVRKSHPHDLYSSFNHQPITKNHGDVYSRVQIRKEEIKQSIGYIRKLLENIPQQNKNRNPLSLSQPDSFCISLVEGWRGEICHCAITDEKGELAHYKVKDPSFHNWLALALAVRQNEISDFPVCNKSFNLSYCGHDL
- a CDS encoding NADH-quinone oxidoreductase subunit H, which gives rise to MPSFVLIIFASLFFPGIIIRTKSIASGRKGPEIFQPLKDIFRLLKKGAVYSKTSSIIFQIAPAIYFSSVLAAILVVPFGNHKGIISFEGDFLFFIYILALGKFFMIVSSLDTGSSFEGMGASREALYSMLAEPALFILIGCFAMMTGKISFADLFSSLHFGSYISYAIGVLGTYMLVMLAMVENSRMPVDDPKTHLELTMIHEVMILDNSGFDLGLILFTGNLKFAMYGALIANFFFGGFPIHIDILIFAATQIAFAIIIGLIESFMARFRMNHNPQFIFTLSSVALLIFIGILLMKNNLL